The Spiroplasma apis B31 genomic sequence CTTATTGTATTTCTGTTCATTATCAGCATGAGCTGCAATTGTGATTTTGATCTATCCAAATAAAAGAACTCTAAATTGCTTTTTCCCATATATGATAATGGGTCCTGTTGTGACATTTATTTTTCCAACAGAAAAACCAGTTTTGTGAGATATAAACTTTTTCACTTTCTACTTATCTCATGCTTGCACTCTATTTACTGCAATGTATATTTATTTATATGGTTATACAGACTATAAACTTTCAAAAGATTCAATAGTTTGAAGCGCAGTTACAGGTTTTATAGTGGTATTTGGTGTTGAAGTATATAATCTTTACTTTGATCAAAATTTCATAATTGGTGATGTTGCTGGTGCATTTAATATCACTCATCTAAAAAGACCTTTACAATTATTGATAACATTTGTTGGGGGTGTCCCATTTGTCTTAATTGGATTGAGCTTTACCTACTTTTTCAAACCAATTTATATAAAAGAAGGTACCAAAGCTCATAATACTTGGTGAGAAAATTTTTTAATCAAAGTAAAAGAAAAAAGAGAGTTAAAATTGTCTAAAAAGTAATTTATATTACTTTTTTTTATTATGATTAAGTTATGCGAGTAAAATAATATTTGAGAAAATAAAGGAGATTTATAATGCAAACAGCTTCATTATCGTTATTGATAGTACTAATAGTATTGGTTTTAGTTCTGATTTTCATATTTGTTTTTAAAAAATCAGTTAAAAGCACTGATGGTGTTAGAAAAACTGATTTAGAAAATTTAAAACTAGAGTTTGACAAAACTAACTCTGAGAGTTCTAGTGAACTGAAAGTAATGTTATTAGAAAATATGAATAAACAACAAGAAAGTTTATACAGTGTTCAAAATAATTTTAGAGAAATCATTGCAGAAAAAACCAGAGAAACACAAGATAAACTAGTAAACGCAAACGAAATTGTTAGGTCAATGATATCTAAGGTGGCAGAACAATCACTACCAATAGCAGAAGTAAAAGAAAAAGTTAATAAATTAGACAATCTATTAAGTCAAAATAATAAGGCGGGTAGTTCAGGGGAGTATTTACTAGAAAGAATATTTTCTAACTTAACTGGTTTTATCAAAAATCACAATTTGATCTATGAAAGACAATATACAATGAAAAAACTTAATGAAGGTAAAAAACTGATAGTCGATCTTTTCATTAAAGGTGATGACTCAAAATTTGTTAATATACCGATTGATTCTAAGTTTCCTTTCAATGCATATACAGCGCTTCTAAATGCAGAAGTCGATTCAAATAACTATAAAGACTTAGTTAAACAGTTTGAAAAAGATGTTAATGCAAGAGTCAAAGAAACATCAAAATATGTTAGTAGCGAAGATAACACTGTATATGCCATAATGTTTGTGCCAAGTGAGGGAATATTCTCTTATATAAATGCTAATACAGATATAATAGACAGTGCATACAAGAAAAAAGTAATAATAGCAGGTCCAAGTACATTGATGGCGATTCTTCAGTCGGTTGACAAGTATATGTCATTATTCGATGATATTAGTAAATTCGATAAAAAGGTGGAAGTTCTTATTAAAACAATGAAATATATAGAAAATTATGACGCCAAAATGGAAGAGTTATTCTCAAATATTGTTAAACTTTCGAAAAGCTATGAAGAAGTAAAAGTAAAGGAAACATCTTTGAAAAATATATATAAAAAATTATTAAATGAAAGCAACATTGAAGAAATTAGTGAAATTAAATTATAAGATTACTAAATTACTTTTATGATAAAATCATTCTAAATAAGAATAGGTGAAAAAATGAAAAAAATTCTATCTCTAATTGCATCAGTTGGTCTTGTTACAACTCCAATCACTTCTATGGTAATCTCATGCAACACATCTACATCAAATAAAAAATTTAACAGCATCTCGGATATTGGAAAGCTTTGAAATACAAATAATTTTAAAACTATATCTTTATCAGAATTTTATGTAAAATCAAAAGTTGAGGAAAATTCTCAAAATGAAGATAGTTGAAAAGCTAAATTAAAATTATCTTTATCTAAACTAGTTGCATATCGATTTAGTGCAACAGATGGTGATGAAAGTAGTCAAGAAAAGGCATATACCGAGTTCAATAAAGAAGATGTTAAAGTCTACTTTGATAATCCACAAAAAAATAAAGAAGCTGAAGAAATCAATGATACTAATTTAGAAGACTATTTAGAATATACTGGTTTATCAAGTAATGAACCAGTAATGGCTACATTCTATTTAAAAAGTGACAACTTGGGAACTATTGATTTCAATGTTACAAATAAACATACAATTTATTTAAATTCAGAGTCAATCGCTGGTGGTGATTACACATATGTACTCGGTTGAAATGAAAAAATGAAAATATTAAAAAATTGAAAGAACAATATGAAAGCATCAACAGATCAAGAAACTACTGGTAATAATCCAACATTTTATTTAGACGAAAATGTCAAGGGTGAACTAACAGAGTTAGATTTGAAAGTAGAAATTTTAAAAGCTTTAAACAAGAATCTAAATCACGCCTTATTCATAAATAGTTTAATAAAAAAAGACACAAGAAAATCCCCAACAGATGAATCTAAAACAGAAGAGTATAAAAACTTTAGCTCTGAAATGTTAATAAACTATTTAATTGGATACAAGGAAAAAATCGGGGGTAATATTCAAACAAACTCAGTTTCACAATTAGATGCTAAAAAAAGTTTTGATGCAACCATCTTTGGTCAAGAATTTACTATAAAATGTATCAAAGGTATAACAATAGTAAAATAAAACAACTTCATAAACAAAATGGACTTTTTCAGGGTCTTTTTTTTGTTATAATATAAACAATTATTGAGTGAGGTAAATATAATGACTCTTAGTGTTAGTTTTTTGAAAAAAAGAAGAAGAATGTCTATTCAAATGATTTATAGAGCGCTTATTCTCGATGAAAATATTGATAGAGTAAAGCAAGACGTTCTTGATGGATTTCAATTAC encodes the following:
- the rmuC gene encoding DNA recombination protein RmuC; this translates as MQTASLSLLIVLIVLVLVLIFIFVFKKSVKSTDGVRKTDLENLKLEFDKTNSESSSELKVMLLENMNKQQESLYSVQNNFREIIAEKTRETQDKLVNANEIVRSMISKVAEQSLPIAEVKEKVNKLDNLLSQNNKAGSSGEYLLERIFSNLTGFIKNHNLIYERQYTMKKLNEGKKLIVDLFIKGDDSKFVNIPIDSKFPFNAYTALLNAEVDSNNYKDLVKQFEKDVNARVKETSKYVSSEDNTVYAIMFVPSEGIFSYINANTDIIDSAYKKKVIIAGPSTLMAILQSVDKYMSLFDDISKFDKKVEVLIKTMKYIENYDAKMEELFSNIVKLSKSYEEVKVKETSLKNIYKKLLNESNIEEISEIKL
- a CDS encoding lipoprotein, encoding MKKILSLIASVGLVTTPITSMVISCNTSTSNKKFNSISDIGKLWNTNNFKTISLSEFYVKSKVEENSQNEDSWKAKLKLSLSKLVAYRFSATDGDESSQEKAYTEFNKEDVKVYFDNPQKNKEAEEINDTNLEDYLEYTGLSSNEPVMATFYLKSDNLGTIDFNVTNKHTIYLNSESIAGGDYTYVLGWNEKMKILKNWKNNMKASTDQETTGNNPTFYLDENVKGELTELDLKVEILKALNKNLNHALFINSLIKKDTRKSPTDESKTEEYKNFSSEMLINYLIGYKEKIGGNIQTNSVSQLDAKKSFDATIFGQEFTIKCIKGITIVK
- a CDS encoding TMEM164 family acyltransferase, whose protein sequence is MVIFSWLLAIFLSLFLWTSLSLFPKFYKNKKTYTSIRVILIVFLLFVQLQRTWYLHLRVNGWGNPADYFLLYFCSLSAWAAIVILIYPNKRTLNCFFPYMIMGPVVTFIFPTEKPVLWDINFFTFYLSHACTLFTAMYIYLYGYTDYKLSKDSIVWSAVTGFIVVFGVEVYNLYFDQNFIIGDVAGAFNITHLKRPLQLLITFVGGVPFVLIGLSFTYFFKPIYIKEGTKAHNTWWENFLIKVKEKRELKLSKK